TGTGCACTTTTTGGTAACGGAATACGTGCCAGGCACTGACCTGCGTCGCTTGGTGCGTGCCAAGGGCCATTTGAATCAGCACCAAGGGGCGAGCATCATTTCGCAAGCGGCCCGCGGTTTGGCCTACGCCCACGAAAAGAAGCTGATTCACCGCGATGTGAAGCCAGGTAACATTTTGGTCACCCGCGATGGGACGTCGAAGGTCTCCGACCTCGGTCTGGCTGACTTCATGAACGACAATTCCGAGGAATCGAAACTCGGTAAGATTGTCGGCACGATCGATTACCTGGCCCCTGAACAGATTCGCAATCCGCACGATGTATCTGCCAAGTGGGATATCTACTCCTTGGGCTGCACGTTCTATTACGCGTTGACCGGAAAGGTTCCTTTCCCCGGCGGCAATGTCAAAGACAAAGCCCGTCGTCACTGCGAAGAACCACCGCTCCATCCGCATCGCTTCAATCCGACGATCGATCGCGAATTGGTTGAAATCATCGCCGAGATGATGGAGAAAGATCCGCTGCGTCGGATTTCGTCCGCCAGCGAAGTCGTCGCCCGGCTAGAACCGTGGGCTTCCGACCATCGTGCGTCTGATTTCACCGGCCAGCCGATCAAATCGGCCTGGCAACCGCCGCCGCCCGTATATTCCGGTTCGGAAGGTAGCCGGTTGAACGATACCGAGGCAGGCTCGAACATCTACGAGCTTTCCGAGTCTGGCTCAGAGCAGGGAAGTCAGTATTCGCAGTCGACGGTTCAGTCGTTGATGGCTGACCAAGATACGAAAACGATTCGTGAAAATCGTCGACCTTCCAGCGGACCGCCACCGATTCCGGTCATCACCCGCTATACGCGCCGCGAGAAGCAACTAATCATGGCACTCGTCTTCGGCTTACCCGCTTCTGCCGTATTTGGTGCGATTGTGGCTTACGTAGCCACGGTGCTTAGCCGTGGTTAATATCACAGCGTGAAGCGACTTGCTCAGATCCGCTTACTTGAGCAGGTCAAACGTTTGCTTCCGCAATCAGCTTCGCACAGGCATGGCGGTCATTCGGCAATCCTGCTGCTCGGAACCACGTTCGCGCGTTGCCGAACAGCGGATCCCAAAGCTCGGTTTTTTCGACGAGAGCCGACAGGAAACGTTTTTGCGATTTGGTTTTAATAGCGCCATCGCCGTCTGGAAACGCCGCAGCGAGGAGTGGTCCCCAATCGAAGTCGACACACGACTTCTCCGTGATGTCGACAACCGCGATTGCGGCTTTGATCAGGCGATTGAAGTCCGTAACCTGCGCGACGAGATGACGCACGATTTGAAAACGTGGATAAAAGATGAACTGCGGAGGTCTCTCTTCAAACCAATTGTAGACTTGGCCCGCGTTCTGCTCCAATATGTCGATCAGTTCGTTAATAGCTCGCGGATTGGTTGCCAGTTCGGGAGCAAGTGCCGCGCACATGCGCACCGCAGGGGAAGGATCTTCGAGGAAGTCCTCCGGCGCATAACCAACTTCCCCGAGAGAAAGCACATGAGCGCTCCTTTCGTCGGGGGAGTGAGCGGCGCGGGCTAAGGCAAGTAGTTTTGACGTGATCTCTGTCTTGTCGGCATCAGATGGTTGTAGTTTGGCGAGGATCGTTTCGCCCATGGCGGCTAAAGCTCGTAACCGAGCATGTTCGCTGTCCATTTCCTTCCGCATGACTTGCGATAGAACCGGAGCCGCGTCGATACAGCCCAAACCTGCCTGGGCATAGAACGCGTTCGCGGCGTCCTCGTCTTCGTACATCGCATACTCGTCGTCCGACTCTAAAAACGGCGTAAGATCGAACTGAACCATGCGCTGCAGTTCTTTCTTATTTCGATTAGCGCTCTCCGCCGCTTCAGCCACATCGACTAAGAAGTACATCAGGTCGACCTGTAGCGTTAAGTCTAGTGATCTCTCTTCATCCAAGAGGAAGCCCGCGACGACCAACGCCACCGGCCCGGTGGCCGTCCAGGGAGTTCCTTGATGCATGATCGCCGAACCCAGATGCGAAACGGCTGCACGGCGGGCTTCTTGGTCGTCGCCAATTAGCGCTTGTAAATGCTGTGGCGTATCGCTTGCTGGGCCATATGCGTGGTGAAGCTTTGGCCAATCCACGTTTTCGAGAGCAAGCAGACCAGTCAGCATGGCAGCACCTTTCCTCCAGGCATCGCAACGAACCAAGTGCGAGATCCCGAGGAATTTTAGCGGTCGGCGTGCCACCCAGCAATGTTTCGAGCAGCGGGCATCCCGCTACTACTTCTTGCCGGTTGCTTTTTCCAACTGAGCCGAGAGTTCGGATTCGACGAGAACGCTCTTGTCCTGGGCGACCAGACGTTGCCCTTTCTCAAACAGGTCGTCAATGCGGCGTTTGATCGTTGGGTCGAGATTGCCCTCCAGGAACTGGCCTTTCGCGGTTCGCAGGTCGAAAGCCAGTTCATTGACCGTGCGTCCGGTACGGAGCTCGTCGAGCCACTTCTTAGCACTCTCGAGGTCGCCTGAATCGATCTTGCGCTGTACACGTTGAGCCAAGATTTGGCGACGGGCCATCGTATCGACCAATTGATCGCGCCAGCCTTCCAGGAAGCCTTCGGCGAGCAAACGGGGACTATCGTTAGTAATCCGCGCGGTCGACTCTGGTTCGTAGCCTGGGACCATCGGCAGACGTGCCAGGAGGTTACCACCACTTCGCACGTATAGCAGCCGCACCGCGTTGTCAGGGTTGGTAGGAATTTTGATGTAGCCGTTTGGATCGGACGAACCAATCAGTGTGGCACCGTCCGGATCTTTCGAGTAGATCTCGTAGCCAGCCAACGGAACTTCTTCGGCCGCTTTGTCGACCAATTGCAATCGCGTGGTCATATCGGCCGGGCGAATACCGATTGCGATTCGCTGGGTTCTAACATTACGTCGACCTGGCAGTGGCGTGTTGAAACCAGAAACCATCGTGCCGTGAAGTTGCAGTCCGTCGTTTTCTTCGCAGCTGATGTAGGTCCACGGCATGAACATAATGCCGTTTTCTTTGATCAAGTTTCCTTGGCGATCGTTACGACGAAGAACGGGCTGAAACGCTTCGCCAATCGCAACCGTGCCAGGAATGAAGTCAGGGTAGGGGACCTCTTGCTGATTGACTGCCGCTGGCTTTCCCCAGTCG
The Blastopirellula marina genome window above contains:
- a CDS encoding serine/threonine protein kinase, coding for MKNLRENSLKHEFSDEELSEYLITENLLTQYQADQLSKGLTKLTLGPYVITDWIGQGGMGQVFKAEHNFMGREVAIKVLPQQRSTPESIGRFLREIRMQAQLDHANLVRAYDAGQDGNVHFLVTEYVPGTDLRRLVRAKGHLNQHQGASIISQAARGLAYAHEKKLIHRDVKPGNILVTRDGTSKVSDLGLADFMNDNSEESKLGKIVGTIDYLAPEQIRNPHDVSAKWDIYSLGCTFYYALTGKVPFPGGNVKDKARRHCEEPPLHPHRFNPTIDRELVEIIAEMMEKDPLRRISSASEVVARLEPWASDHRASDFTGQPIKSAWQPPPPVYSGSEGSRLNDTEAGSNIYELSESGSEQGSQYSQSTVQSLMADQDTKTIRENRRPSSGPPPIPVITRYTRREKQLIMALVFGLPASAVFGAIVAYVATVLSRG